A window of the Lactuca sativa cultivar Salinas chromosome 5, Lsat_Salinas_v11, whole genome shotgun sequence genome harbors these coding sequences:
- the LOC111890751 gene encoding probably inactive leucine-rich repeat receptor-like protein kinase IMK2 translates to MFLCMETRKGSLSHFRKHLDYINELKSVCFNRNSANISALFLLTLLILSSHLVSGKSSDEVVAVTLSDYSALQSIKQDLVDFRGVLRTWKDRNGVCSGGWVGIKCDQGQVIAIQLPWKGLGGTISSKLGNLQSLRRISLHDNLLTGPIPQSLWLLPNLRGVYLFNNRLSGSIPQSIARSPSLQNLDLSNNKLNGSIPHIFSNSSKIYRFNLSYNAFSGSIPSSFTLLPSLTFLALEHNNLSGSIPEAWSSGQLTSLTLDHNFLTGKIPTSLSKMGDLEKINLSHNHIDGIIPNALANLSKLQILDLSNNAINGSFPSFPSSNLSVLILDNNRLNGPIPDTIGNLSFLTKLSLSHNNFNGEIPKSVDNLKKLDSLNLSYNSLSGAVPSSLSKKFNSSSFVGNLQLCGYSISTQCPSSTISPSPSSPLVLPSNKNKKGRKLSTKDIILIAAGALLLVLLLLCCSLLCCLIRKKAARSKSKKGKTDISMPVTVPSGGEVVETGETGGKLVHFSGAFVFTADDLLCATAEIMGKSTYGTSYKATLEDGNMVAVKRLREKVTKAQKEFESEVSELGKIRHANVLALRAYYMGPKGEKLLVFDYMPRGSLASFLHARGPESVINWSTRLNIIVGITKGLVFLHSQENIIHGNLTSSNVLLDEQTNPAIADVGLSRLMTNAANTNVIATAGTLGYRAPELSKLKKSNTKTDVYSLGVIMLEILTGKSPSEATDGLDLPQWVASIVKEEWTNEVFDLELMGDPANVGGDELLSTLKLAMHCVDPSPEERPEAKQVLEKLEEIKPEVGQTSDDAAVEVAGVASKSE, encoded by the exons ATGTTTCTCTGCATGGAAACTCGAAAGGGCTCATTGAGTCATTTTCGCAAACACTTGGACTACATAAACGAGCTAAAATCCGTTTGTTTCAACAGGAATTCAGCCAACATTAGTGCACTCTTTTTGCTTACTCTTCTTATTCTCTCTTCTCATCTCGTTTCAGGTAAGTCGTCCGATGAAGTGGTAGCCGTCACACTTTCAGATTATTCAGCTCTCCAATCCATCAAACAGGATCTCGTTGACTTCAGAGGAGTCTTGAGGACCTGGAAAGACAGAAATGGCGTTTGTTCAGGTGGATGGGTAGGCATCAAGTGTGATCAAGGTCAAGTCATCGCGATACAGCTTCCATGGAAGGGATTAGGCGGCACGATCTCGTCAAAACTGGGTAATCTCCAATCACTCCGAAGAATCAGCCTCCATGACAACTTATTAACAGGCCCTATTCCGCAATCTCTATGGCTATTACCAAATCTACGAGGCGTTTATCTCTTCAACAATCGGCTTTCAGGTTCAATCCCACAATCTATTGCTCGATCACCATCGTTGCAGAATCTCGATTTGAGCAACAATAAGCTCAATGGTAGCATCCCTCATATTTTCTCGAATTCGAGTAAAATTTACAGATTTAACCTCAGTTACAATGCCTTTTCTGGCTCCATACCTTCAAGTTTTACCCTTTTGCCTTCACTCACATTCCTAGCTCTCGAACACAACAATCTCTCTGGTTCCATTCCTGAAGCCTGGAGCTCTGGTCAACTCACATCTTTGACTCTCGATCATAATTTTCTCACCGGAAAGATTCCAACTTCATTGAGTAAGATGGGTGATCTCGAAAAGATTAATCTTAGCCATAATCACATTGATGGGATTATACCAAATGCACTTGCTAATCTCTCTAAGCTTCAAATCTTGGATTTGTCAAACAACGCCATTAATGGAAGCtttccttcttttccttcttctaATCTTTCGGTTCTGATATTGGATAACAACAGATTGAATGGTCCAATCCCTGATACCATTGGAAacctttcttttctcaccaaacTCAGCTTATCCCACAACAATTTCAATGGCGAAATCCCTAAATCCGTTGATAATTTAAAGAAACTTGATTCTTTGAATCTTTCTTACAACTCTCTTTCCGGGGCTGTTCCTTCTTCACTTTCAAAGAAATTCAATTCAAGTTCTTTCGTGGGTAATCTCCAGTTATGTGGATACAGCATTTCCACACAATGCCCTTCTTCCACCATTTCACCTTCTCCATCTTCTCCACTTGTTCTTCcttcaaacaaaaacaaaaaaggcCGAAAACTTAGCACAAAAGATATCATCCTCATAGCAGCAGGAGCCCTTTTGCTTGTTTTGCTTCTCTTATGCTGCTCACTTCTCTGTTGCCTAATCCGAAAGAAAGCAGCAAGATCCAAATCCAAGAAGGGCAAAACCGACATTTCAATGCCAGTAACAGTTCCATCCGGGGGTGAAGTAGTTGAAACAGGAGAAACCGGGGGTAAACTGGTCCATTTTTCAGGCGCTTTTGTGTTCACTGCTGATGATTTGTTATGTGCAACTGCTGAAATAATGGGAAAGAGTACATATGGAACATCTTATAAGGCCACATTAGAAGATGGTAATATGGTTGCTGTTAAAAGATTAAGAGAAAAAGTCACCAAAGCACAGAAAGAATTTGAGAGTGAAGTTTCTGAGCTTGGAAAGATTCGACATGCGAATGTTTTGGCCCTTAGAGCATATTATATGGGACCTAAAGGAGAGAAGCTTCTTGTGTTTGATTACATGCCACGTGGCAGTCTTGCTTCCTTCCTTCATG CTCGTGGGCCTGAAAGTGTGATAAACTGGTCAACAAGATTGAACATAATCGTGGGTATAACAAAAGGTCTTGTGTTCCTCCATAGCCAAGAGAATATAATCCATGGAAACCTAACTTCAAGCAACGTGTTACTCGATGAACAGACAAACCCCGCAATTGCAGATGTGGGTTTATCGAGATTGATGACAAACGCAGCCAACACAAACGTGATTGCAACCGCCGGAACCCTAGGTTACAGAGCGCCGGAGCTTTCAAAGCTGAAGAAATCAAACACGAAAACCGATGTATACAGTTTGGGTGTGATTATGTTGGAGATCTTGACCGGAAAATCTCCCAGCGAAGCAACAGATGGACTGGATTTGCCTCAGTGGGTGGCGTCGATTGTGAAGGAAGAGTGGACGAATGAAGTTTTTGATTTGGAACTTATGGGGGATCCGGCGAATGTTGGTGGTGATGAGTTGTTGAGTACTTTGAAATTGGCTATGCACTGTGTGGATCCTTCGCCGGAGGAAAGGCCGGAAGCaaaacaagttcttgaaaagcttGAGGAGATTAAACCGGAGGTTGGTCAGACTTCTGATGATGCTGCTGTGGAGGTCGCCGGAGTTGCATCAAAAAGTGAATGA